From one Geoalkalibacter sp. genomic stretch:
- a CDS encoding insulinase family protein, which produces MMPEIPSVGEILHGFEVIAVSELSELNLHLIELRHRATGARMAHLANEDPNNLFAVGLRTTPQDSTGIAHILEHTVLCGSRRYPVRDPFFSMLRRSLNTFMNALTSSDWTLYPFASLNPKDFYNLMDIYLDAVFFPRLSAMNFRQEGHRLEFADPENPASPLEFKGVVYNEMKGAMADPSSLIGRRLNRHLFPTVTYHHNSGGEPADILNLTHQALCDFHAAYYHPSNAWFFTYGNLPLREHLRVIEERALGEFQTRPVRSEVPPEERYSSPKRVTETFALAPGEPLERRSMVQVAWLTCDISESFERLALNLLSVLLLGNPAAPLYKALLDSRLGTNLAPGCGYHDDYRTTLFAAGLQGTDPLYAEAIEGLVLDTLEEVARTGFSRERIEGAIHRYEFGHREVSGDSYPYALLLCMRMLGPWMHCGDALSGLRIGEHLERLRRELDAGPFFENLIRRHFLDNPHRVTLTLHPDAKQQEREEQRIAARLAEIRVSLSPADEQRLVAEARELKQAQETEEDVSCLPTLELSDIPAEEPAVPSLQDQHGDVPVQWFDQPTNGIGYFIAHLDAGVLAPRHLPYLPLFCSLLTQIGAAGLSYLEMAERMEAGTGGISASTEVLEDPTDPRRFQALVQIRGKALERNQDKLFAILGDICAAPDFSDRERLRTVLGQIRTTLENSIPSAGHSYAARAAAANLSPAARLRETWSGLELVALAKQTAELKDAELDDFVARMQEIATQLLRRNRLSCAVVAEARHFPQVRPALERFLAALPPGASAAPAPPAFLPQPARLGWAASVPVAYVTRVFPTVAYTHADSGGLMVLAKLLKAGYLHREIREKGGAYGGMASSNPETGLLSLLSYRDPHLTRTLRVYDEAADWAAAGRFSDQDIKEAILAVFGEIDKPLSPGGRGYREFANTRQGLTLEMRQELRRKVLATDRATLRRLARTYLVEGRPRSAVSVLAGEDSLRQANQELGEEGLEIRKI; this is translated from the coding sequence ATGATGCCTGAAATTCCCTCGGTCGGCGAGATTCTTCACGGCTTTGAAGTGATCGCGGTCAGCGAACTGTCCGAGCTCAACCTCCATCTCATCGAACTGCGCCACCGGGCGACGGGAGCGCGCATGGCGCATCTGGCCAACGAGGATCCCAACAATCTCTTCGCCGTCGGCCTGCGCACCACGCCCCAGGACTCCACGGGCATCGCCCACATTCTCGAGCACACGGTGCTGTGCGGCTCGCGTCGCTACCCGGTGCGCGACCCCTTCTTTTCCATGCTGCGGCGCAGTCTCAACACCTTCATGAACGCGCTGACCTCCAGCGACTGGACGCTCTATCCCTTTGCGAGCCTCAACCCCAAGGACTTCTACAACTTGATGGATATTTACCTCGACGCGGTGTTTTTTCCGCGCCTGAGCGCGATGAATTTTCGTCAGGAAGGGCATCGCCTCGAATTCGCCGATCCCGAGAACCCCGCCTCGCCCCTGGAATTCAAGGGCGTGGTCTACAACGAGATGAAGGGCGCCATGGCCGACCCTTCTTCCCTCATCGGCCGTCGCCTCAACCGCCACCTGTTCCCGACGGTCACCTATCATCACAATTCAGGCGGCGAACCGGCGGACATCCTCAACCTGACCCACCAGGCCCTGTGCGATTTTCACGCCGCCTACTACCATCCGAGCAATGCCTGGTTCTTCACCTACGGCAACCTGCCCCTGCGCGAGCACCTGCGCGTCATCGAGGAGCGCGCCCTCGGCGAGTTCCAGACGCGTCCCGTACGTTCGGAGGTGCCTCCGGAAGAACGCTACAGCTCGCCCAAGCGGGTCACGGAAACCTTCGCCCTGGCGCCGGGCGAACCCCTGGAGCGCCGCTCCATGGTGCAGGTGGCCTGGCTGACCTGCGATATTTCGGAGAGCTTCGAGCGCCTGGCCCTCAACCTGCTCTCGGTGCTGCTCCTCGGCAACCCGGCCGCTCCCCTCTACAAGGCCTTGCTCGATTCGCGCCTGGGCACCAACCTGGCGCCGGGTTGCGGCTATCACGACGACTACCGCACCACCCTGTTCGCCGCCGGCCTGCAGGGCACCGACCCGCTGTACGCCGAAGCCATCGAAGGGCTGGTGCTCGATACGCTGGAAGAAGTCGCGCGCACCGGCTTTTCCCGCGAGCGCATCGAGGGCGCCATCCATCGCTACGAATTCGGCCATCGCGAAGTGAGCGGCGACAGCTACCCCTACGCCCTGCTGCTGTGCATGCGCATGCTCGGGCCCTGGATGCATTGCGGCGACGCCCTCTCCGGGCTACGCATCGGCGAGCATCTGGAGCGACTGCGCCGCGAGCTCGACGCCGGACCATTCTTTGAGAATCTCATCCGCCGGCATTTTCTCGACAATCCCCATCGCGTGACCCTGACTCTGCACCCCGACGCGAAGCAGCAAGAGCGCGAGGAGCAAAGGATTGCGGCGCGCCTGGCGGAGATCCGCGTGTCCCTGAGTCCCGCGGATGAACAGCGTCTGGTCGCCGAGGCCCGGGAACTCAAGCAGGCACAGGAAACCGAGGAGGATGTTTCCTGCCTGCCGACCCTGGAGCTGAGCGACATTCCGGCCGAGGAACCGGCGGTGCCCTCCCTTCAGGACCAGCATGGTGATGTGCCCGTGCAGTGGTTCGACCAGCCGACCAACGGCATCGGCTATTTCATCGCCCACCTGGATGCCGGAGTTCTTGCGCCGCGCCACCTGCCCTACCTGCCCCTGTTCTGCTCGCTGCTCACCCAGATCGGCGCCGCCGGCCTGAGCTACCTGGAAATGGCCGAGCGCATGGAGGCGGGCACGGGAGGCATTTCCGCCTCGACGGAAGTCCTCGAGGATCCGACCGACCCGCGCCGCTTCCAGGCCTTGGTGCAGATCCGGGGCAAGGCTCTGGAGCGCAATCAGGACAAGCTCTTCGCCATTCTCGGCGATATCTGCGCGGCGCCCGACTTCAGCGACCGCGAGCGCCTGCGCACGGTGCTCGGGCAGATCAGGACCACCCTGGAAAACTCCATCCCGTCCGCCGGTCACAGTTATGCGGCGCGCGCCGCCGCCGCCAATCTCTCCCCCGCCGCGCGCCTGCGCGAAACCTGGTCCGGGCTGGAACTGGTGGCCCTGGCCAAACAGACCGCCGAACTCAAGGACGCCGAACTCGACGACTTCGTCGCGCGGATGCAGGAAATCGCAACCCAGCTGCTGCGGCGCAACCGCCTGAGCTGCGCGGTGGTGGCCGAGGCCCGTCATTTTCCCCAGGTGCGGCCGGCCCTGGAGAGATTTCTCGCCGCCCTTCCCCCCGGGGCGTCTGCCGCGCCCGCTCCGCCGGCCTTCCTGCCCCAACCGGCGCGACTCGGCTGGGCGGCCTCGGTGCCGGTGGCCTACGTGACCCGGGTGTTCCCCACCGTGGCCTACACCCATGCCGACAGCGGCGGCCTCATGGTGCTGGCCAAGCTGCTCAAGGCAGGCTACCTGCACCGCGAGATCCGCGAAAAGGGCGGCGCCTACGGCGGCATGGCCTCCTCGAACCCGGAGACCGGCCTGCTCTCCCTGTTGTCCTACCGCGACCCCCACCTGACCCGCACCCTGCGCGTCTATGACGAGGCGGCAGACTGGGCGGCGGCCGGCCGCTTCAGCGATCAGGACATCAAGGAAGCGATCCTGGCGGTCTTCGGTGAGATCGACAAACCCCTGTCCCCGGGCGGGCGCGGCTACCGCGAATTCGCCAACACCCGCCAGGGCCTCACACTCGAGATGCGCCAGGAGTTGCGCCGCAAGGTGCTGGCCACCGATCGCGCCACCCTGCGGCGCCTCGCGCGGACCTATCTGGTCGAGGGCCGCCCACGCAGCGCCGTGTCGGTACTCGCCGGCGAGGACAGCCTGCGCCAGGCCAATCAGGAGTTGGGCGAGGAAGGTTTGGAGATCCGCAAAATCTGA
- the can gene encoding carbonate dehydratase: MNKLQDLFDKNRQWAAGRTLLDADFFARLSRQQAPKYLWIGCSDSRVPANEIVGLDSGELFVHRNVANVVVHTDFNCLSVIQYAVEVLKVEHIIVCGHYGCGGVKTALGGSQYGLIDNWLRHIKDVYTLHRRRLEEITDEQERVDRLCEINVIQQVANVAHSTIVQNAWLRGDSLTVHGWIYSLSDGLLKDLGMSVDGPGQVPIIYRMGDGDCC, translated from the coding sequence GTGAACAAGCTTCAGGATCTCTTCGACAAGAACCGACAGTGGGCCGCGGGACGCACCCTGCTCGACGCGGATTTTTTCGCGCGCCTCAGCCGCCAGCAGGCCCCCAAGTATCTGTGGATCGGCTGCTCCGACAGCCGGGTGCCGGCCAACGAGATCGTCGGCCTGGATTCGGGCGAACTCTTCGTGCACCGCAACGTGGCCAACGTGGTGGTGCATACCGACTTCAACTGCCTCTCCGTCATCCAGTATGCCGTCGAGGTGCTCAAGGTCGAGCACATCATCGTCTGCGGCCATTACGGCTGCGGCGGCGTCAAGACCGCTCTGGGCGGCAGCCAGTACGGGCTCATCGACAACTGGCTGCGCCACATCAAGGATGTCTACACCCTGCATCGCCGTCGCCTGGAGGAAATCACCGACGAGCAGGAGCGCGTCGACCGTCTGTGCGAAATCAACGTCATCCAGCAGGTGGCCAACGTCGCCCACAGCACCATCGTGCAGAACGCCTGGCTGCGCGGTGATTCCCTGACCGTGCACGGCTGGATCTACTCCCTGTCCGACGGGCTGCTCAAGGATCTCGGCATGAGCGTCGACGGCCCCGGTCAGGTGCCGATCATCTACCGCATGGGCGATGGCGATTGCTGCTGA
- the hrpB gene encoding ATP-dependent helicase HrpB, giving the protein MKNNPLPIDAVLPQLRAALASREAVVLQAPPGAGKTSRVPLALLDAPWLAGKGILMLEPRRLAASNAARYLAAQLGEEVGDTVGYAIRFERRVSARTRIEVVTEGILTRRLQGDPTLEGVGLVIFDEFHERNLHSDLALALCRDAQSGLRDDLRLLVMSATLDADPVSRLLGDAPLISSAGRAYPLDIRYLDQDPQGHPGEVAARAVLRALAETQGDVLVFLPGAAEIRRCCQMLTQADAAREVQLCPLYGDLPFAEQERAILPGARRKVVVATNIAETSLTIEGVRVVVDSGLARQARFAPGSGLTRLETVRISAASAAQRAGRAGRLGPGVCYRLWSPATQGSLLPFTPPEIRQADLAELALDLARWGISDAQSLSWLDPPPSGALAGARELLRDLGALDARGRITALGSALAELGAHPRLAALMLRGRALGVPRLACDLAALLAERDVLRGAGEARHAADSDLFARLEALERWRRSSGRDLPAGADPGALRAAAQAARHWLGRLGDAADAEPVSWELLGRLLAAAYPDRVARQRESGGDRYLLANGRGARLSRFSALQNPPFLVAVEIFGGERGEGDIRLAGRLSRELIEDEFAARLGWRREVVWDEREDRVAAREVQGLGALILRERAAQASPEERTAALLAGVRRLGLEVLGWSAESRQFLARLRFLAAQDAGGGWPETAPERLLDTLDQWLGPFLGDCRGRADLQRFDPLEALQGLLDWPQRRRLEREAPTHLEVPSGSRIRLDYDVEGTPVLAVKLQELFGLAETPRLAAGRVPVLIHLLSPARRPLAVTKDLRSFWNNIYPEVKKELAGRYPKHPWPNDPWNAPATRFTKGKPPT; this is encoded by the coding sequence CGCCGCCCGGCGCGGGCAAGACCAGCCGCGTGCCCCTGGCCCTGCTCGACGCGCCCTGGCTCGCGGGAAAGGGTATTCTCATGCTCGAACCGCGCCGCCTGGCTGCGAGCAATGCGGCGCGCTATCTGGCGGCGCAACTCGGCGAGGAGGTCGGCGATACGGTCGGTTACGCCATCCGCTTCGAGCGGCGCGTCTCGGCGCGCACCCGCATCGAGGTGGTCACCGAGGGCATTCTCACCCGCCGTTTGCAAGGCGACCCGACCCTGGAGGGGGTGGGTCTGGTGATCTTCGATGAATTTCACGAGCGCAACCTGCATTCCGATCTGGCCCTGGCCCTGTGTCGCGACGCGCAGTCGGGGCTGCGGGATGATTTGCGTCTGCTGGTCATGTCCGCGACCCTCGATGCCGACCCGGTCAGCCGCCTGCTTGGCGATGCGCCGCTGATCTCCAGCGCCGGGCGCGCCTATCCCCTCGACATCCGCTACCTGGACCAGGATCCTCAGGGGCACCCTGGGGAGGTCGCGGCGCGGGCCGTGCTGCGCGCCCTGGCGGAAACGCAGGGCGATGTGCTGGTGTTTCTGCCCGGCGCGGCCGAGATCCGTCGCTGCTGCCAAATGCTGACTCAAGCCGACGCGGCGCGCGAGGTGCAGCTTTGCCCCTTGTACGGCGATCTGCCCTTTGCCGAGCAGGAGCGTGCGATCCTGCCCGGCGCGCGTCGCAAGGTGGTGGTGGCCACCAACATCGCCGAGACCAGCCTGACCATCGAAGGGGTGCGGGTGGTGGTGGACTCGGGCCTGGCGCGGCAGGCGCGGTTCGCGCCGGGCAGCGGCCTGACCCGCCTGGAAACGGTGCGCATTTCCGCCGCGTCGGCGGCGCAGCGCGCCGGGCGCGCCGGGCGCCTCGGTCCCGGTGTCTGCTATCGCCTGTGGAGCCCGGCGACCCAAGGCAGCCTGCTGCCCTTCACCCCGCCGGAGATCCGCCAGGCCGATCTTGCCGAACTGGCCTTGGATCTGGCGCGCTGGGGCATCAGCGACGCGCAAAGTCTGAGCTGGCTTGACCCGCCGCCCTCCGGTGCCCTGGCCGGAGCGCGGGAGTTGCTGCGCGACCTGGGCGCCCTGGACGCCCGGGGACGCATCACCGCCTTGGGCAGCGCCCTGGCGGAATTAGGCGCCCATCCGCGTTTGGCCGCTTTGATGCTGCGCGGTCGTGCCCTCGGCGTGCCGCGCCTGGCCTGCGATCTGGCGGCGCTGCTGGCCGAGCGCGATGTCCTGCGCGGCGCGGGGGAAGCACGTCACGCCGCCGATTCGGATCTGTTCGCGCGCCTGGAGGCGCTGGAACGCTGGCGGCGCTCTTCGGGCCGCGACCTGCCCGCCGGTGCCGACCCAGGTGCTCTGCGTGCCGCGGCCCAGGCTGCAAGGCACTGGCTGGGGCGCCTGGGCGACGCAGCCGATGCCGAGCCGGTTTCCTGGGAACTGCTGGGACGTTTGCTGGCGGCGGCCTATCCTGACCGTGTCGCCCGGCAGCGCGAATCCGGCGGCGATCGCTATCTGTTGGCCAACGGCCGCGGCGCGCGCCTGTCGCGCTTTTCCGCCCTGCAGAATCCGCCGTTTCTGGTGGCTGTCGAGATTTTCGGCGGTGAACGCGGCGAGGGAGATATTCGCCTGGCCGGACGGCTGTCGCGCGAACTGATCGAGGATGAGTTCGCCGCGCGCCTTGGCTGGCGTCGCGAGGTGGTTTGGGATGAGCGGGAGGATCGCGTCGCGGCTCGCGAGGTACAGGGCCTCGGAGCTTTGATCCTGCGGGAGCGCGCCGCGCAGGCAAGTCCCGAGGAACGCACGGCGGCGCTGCTCGCGGGGGTCAGGCGGCTGGGGCTGGAGGTACTGGGATGGAGCGCCGAAAGCCGCCAGTTTCTGGCGAGGCTGCGCTTTCTGGCCGCTCAGGATGCGGGCGGCGGCTGGCCCGAGACAGCACCCGAGAGGCTGCTCGACACCCTGGACCAGTGGCTTGGACCTTTCCTCGGCGATTGTCGCGGACGCGCCGACCTGCAACGGTTCGACCCGCTGGAGGCCCTTCAGGGTCTGCTCGATTGGCCGCAACGCCGGCGCCTGGAGCGCGAGGCGCCCACCCATCTCGAGGTGCCGAGCGGTTCGCGCATCCGCCTGGATTACGACGTGGAGGGGACGCCGGTGCTGGCGGTCAAGCTGCAGGAACTCTTCGGTCTCGCCGAAACGCCGCGCCTGGCCGCAGGGCGGGTACCGGTCCTCATCCACCTGCTTTCACCGGCGCGTCGACCCCTGGCCGTGACCAAGGATCTGCGCAGTTTCTGGAACAATATCTATCCCGAGGTGAAAAAGGAACTCGCCGGTCGCTACCCCAAGCATCCCTGGCCCAACGATCCCTGGAACGCCCCCGCCACGCGCTTCACCAAAGGCAAGCCCCCGACGTAG